A genomic stretch from Streptomyces venezuelae ATCC 10712 includes:
- a CDS encoding MFS transporter, with protein sequence MTESSTTPAGTPAGKAGATAAAPGAPTPARRGPVVAALMLGMGLAAIDGTIVSTAVPQIVGDLGGLAVFSWLFSGYLLAVTVTLPVYGKLSDTFGRKPVLIAGVVLFLIGSLLCAAAWNMASLIAFRVVQGLGGGALQGTIQTIAADLYPLKERPKIQAKLSSVWAASSVAGPAAGGLLAGYADWRWIFLINLPVGLVALWLIVRHLKEPARTPPRERVRIDWAGALSVFATGALLLTALVQGGVAWPWLSAPSLGLLSAAAALGAVTVAVERRAAEPIIPGWVWRRRTISAVNLALGALGLLMVAPTVFLPTYAQSVLGLGPIAAGFVLSVMTLSWPISAAFSNRVYGRIGFRLTAVLGISLALALLLVFPFLPFPGEPWQPALIMLLLGGALGLFQLPLIVGVQSTVPYEERGTTTASVLFCRQVGQSVGAAVFGAVANGVLAARLGGGDLDTLARALDAPGSLTAETTDGLRRAVDAAVDYVFTGAAAAAALALLVLLTLAPRRFPVLREATGEDGAHTVTQGDARSG encoded by the coding sequence GTGACCGAGTCCTCCACGACGCCGGCGGGCACCCCCGCCGGAAAGGCCGGAGCCACCGCCGCCGCACCCGGCGCACCGACGCCCGCCCGCCGCGGCCCCGTCGTGGCCGCCCTCATGCTCGGCATGGGGCTCGCCGCCATCGACGGCACGATCGTGTCCACCGCCGTCCCCCAGATCGTCGGCGACCTCGGCGGACTCGCCGTCTTCTCCTGGCTGTTCTCCGGCTATCTGCTCGCCGTCACCGTCACCCTGCCGGTGTACGGGAAGCTCAGTGACACCTTCGGCCGCAAGCCCGTCCTGATCGCCGGCGTCGTCCTGTTCCTCATCGGCTCCCTGCTGTGCGCGGCCGCCTGGAACATGGCCTCGCTCATCGCCTTCCGCGTCGTCCAGGGCCTCGGCGGCGGCGCGCTCCAAGGCACCATCCAGACGATCGCCGCCGACTTGTACCCGCTGAAGGAACGCCCCAAGATCCAGGCGAAGCTCTCCTCCGTGTGGGCCGCCTCCTCGGTCGCGGGCCCGGCGGCCGGCGGCCTCCTCGCGGGATACGCCGACTGGCGCTGGATCTTCCTGATCAACCTGCCGGTGGGCCTGGTGGCGCTCTGGCTGATCGTCCGCCACCTGAAGGAACCCGCCCGCACCCCACCGCGCGAACGCGTCCGGATCGACTGGGCCGGCGCCCTGTCGGTCTTCGCCACCGGAGCGCTCCTCCTCACCGCCCTCGTCCAGGGCGGCGTCGCCTGGCCCTGGCTGTCGGCCCCGTCGCTCGGCCTGCTGTCCGCAGCGGCCGCCCTCGGCGCGGTGACCGTGGCCGTCGAACGGCGCGCGGCCGAACCGATCATCCCCGGCTGGGTCTGGCGCCGCCGCACGATATCCGCCGTCAACCTCGCCCTCGGCGCGCTGGGACTGCTCATGGTCGCGCCGACGGTCTTCCTCCCGACGTACGCCCAGTCCGTCCTGGGCCTCGGCCCGATAGCCGCCGGCTTCGTACTGTCGGTGATGACCCTGAGCTGGCCCATCAGCGCGGCGTTCTCGAACCGGGTGTACGGCAGGATCGGCTTCCGCCTGACGGCCGTCCTCGGCATCTCGCTCGCGCTGGCCCTGCTGCTCGTCTTCCCGTTCCTCCCGTTCCCCGGCGAACCCTGGCAGCCGGCCCTCATCATGCTGCTGCTCGGCGGCGCGCTCGGCCTCTTCCAACTGCCGCTGATCGTCGGCGTGCAGTCGACCGTCCCGTACGAGGAGAGGGGCACGACGACGGCCTCGGTCCTGTTCTGCCGCCAGGTCGGCCAGAGCGTCGGCGCGGCGGTCTTCGGCGCCGTGGCGAACGGCGTCCTCGCCGCCCGCCTCGGCGGCGGCGACCTGGACACCCTGGCCCGCGCCCTCGACGCCCCCGGCTCCCTGACGGCCGAGACGACGGACGGCCTGCGCCGCGCGGTCGACGCGGCCGTCGACTACGTCTTCACCGGCGCGGCAGCCGCGGCGGCCCTCGCCCTCCTGGTCCTCCTCACCCTGGCCCCCCGCCGCTTCCCGGTCCTACGGGAGGCGACGGGGGAGGACGGAGCGCACACCGTGACCCAGGGTGATGCCCGTTCGGGCTAG
- a CDS encoding MerR family transcriptional regulator codes for MSDATDADGLTVGQVSARLGVTVRALHHWDEIGLACPSLRTAAGYRLYTASDLERLHRVVVYREIGLGLDRIRVVLDHPATDVPGALRAQRAQVAERIDRLQRLGAGLDRMIEAHERGLLLTVEQQADVFGPDWDPDGPAQARGKYGDTTQWRQYAERAASRGPEEWRAVADATAAVDRALGDAMDAGVAPGSPEANRLVERHREVFGAYFPLTRQMQVCLGRMYETDPGFAAHYDGIRPGLAQWFRRAVDASARTHGIDPDTATWQ; via the coding sequence ATGTCTGATGCCACTGACGCCGATGGCCTGACCGTCGGTCAGGTCTCGGCGCGGCTGGGCGTGACGGTCCGCGCGCTGCACCACTGGGACGAGATCGGCCTGGCGTGCCCGTCGCTGCGCACGGCCGCCGGATACCGGCTCTACACCGCCAGTGATCTCGAACGTCTGCACCGCGTCGTCGTCTACCGGGAGATCGGGCTCGGCCTGGACAGGATCCGGGTCGTCCTGGACCACCCGGCCACGGACGTGCCCGGCGCGCTGCGCGCCCAGCGCGCCCAGGTTGCCGAACGGATCGACCGGCTCCAGCGGCTCGGTGCCGGCCTGGACCGGATGATCGAAGCCCACGAGCGGGGGTTGCTGCTGACCGTCGAGCAGCAGGCAGATGTCTTCGGCCCCGACTGGGATCCGGACGGCCCCGCGCAGGCCCGTGGGAAATACGGCGACACGACGCAATGGCGGCAGTATGCCGAACGCGCGGCCTCCCGCGGCCCGGAGGAATGGCGGGCCGTCGCCGACGCCACGGCCGCCGTCGACCGTGCGCTCGGGGACGCGATGGACGCGGGCGTCGCCCCCGGCAGCCCGGAGGCGAACCGACTCGTCGAACGGCACCGCGAGGTCTTCGGCGCGTATTTTCCCCTCACCCGGCAGATGCAGGTCTGCCTCGGCCGCATGTACGAGACCGATCCGGGCTTCGCCGCCCACTACGACGGCATACGCCCCGGCCTCGCCCAGTGGTTCCGCCGCGCCGTCGACGCCTCGGCACGCACCCACGGCATCGACCCGGACACCGCGACCTGGCAGTAG
- a CDS encoding VOC family protein, whose protein sequence is MLMRLTAVNLDCADPLALADFYHRATGLPLHERSDGEFAGLGGGEHGLLMGFQRVDDHRPPTWPGRDVPQQLHLDFTVDDLDEAVARLVEWGATVPEPQPRPDLWRVVLDPAGHPFCLSPRKPAPAGGDTDANGTRSDR, encoded by the coding sequence ATGCTGATGAGACTGACGGCGGTCAACCTCGACTGCGCCGACCCCCTGGCCCTCGCCGACTTCTACCACCGGGCGACGGGACTGCCGCTCCACGAGCGCTCGGACGGGGAGTTCGCGGGGCTCGGCGGGGGTGAGCACGGGCTGCTGATGGGCTTCCAGCGGGTCGACGACCACCGCCCCCCGACCTGGCCGGGCCGGGACGTGCCGCAGCAACTGCACCTGGACTTCACCGTCGACGACCTGGACGAGGCGGTGGCCCGGCTCGTGGAATGGGGCGCGACCGTGCCCGAGCCCCAGCCCCGCCCGGACCTGTGGAGGGTCGTCCTGGACCCGGCGGGCCACCCGTTCTGCCTCTCGCCCCGAAAGCCAGCCCCTGCTGGAGGAGACACCGACGCGAACGGAACGCGCTCCGACCGCTAG
- a CDS encoding ABC transporter ATP-binding protein produces the protein MTTAVTIPRHGGTGGRTAVAARARQVVKAYGSGEARVVALDSVDVDIARGQFTAIMGPSGSGKSTLMHCLAGLDTVTSGEIYLDETEITRLKDKKLTQLRRDRIGFIFQAFNLLPTLSALENITLPMDIAGRKADAEWLRRVVDTVGLSERLRHRPNQLSGGQQQRVAVARALAARPEIIFGDEPTGNLDSRAGAEVLGFLRTSVDELGQTIVMVTHDPVAASYADRVLYLADGRIVDEMERPTADAVLDRMKDFDARGRTS, from the coding sequence GTGACTACGGCTGTGACCATCCCCAGGCACGGGGGTACTGGAGGGCGTACGGCCGTCGCTGCTCGGGCGCGACAGGTCGTCAAGGCCTACGGCTCCGGGGAGGCCCGGGTCGTCGCTCTCGACTCCGTCGACGTCGACATCGCCCGAGGTCAGTTCACCGCGATCATGGGGCCCTCGGGCTCCGGCAAGTCGACCCTGATGCACTGCCTCGCCGGCCTCGACACCGTCACCAGCGGCGAGATCTACCTCGACGAGACCGAGATCACCCGGCTCAAGGACAAGAAGCTCACGCAGCTGCGCCGGGACCGGATCGGCTTCATCTTCCAGGCGTTCAACCTGCTGCCGACCCTGAGCGCCCTGGAGAACATCACGCTGCCGATGGACATCGCCGGCCGCAAGGCGGACGCCGAGTGGCTGCGCCGGGTCGTCGACACCGTCGGTCTCTCCGAGCGCCTGCGGCACCGCCCGAACCAGCTCTCCGGCGGCCAGCAGCAGCGCGTCGCCGTGGCCCGCGCGCTCGCCGCCCGGCCCGAGATCATCTTCGGGGACGAGCCGACCGGAAACCTCGACTCCCGCGCCGGCGCCGAGGTCCTCGGCTTCCTGCGCACCTCGGTCGACGAGCTGGGACAGACGATCGTCATGGTCACCCACGACCCGGTCGCCGCCTCGTACGCGGACCGGGTCCTCTACCTCGCCGACGGGCGGATCGTGGACGAGATGGAGCGGCCCACCGCCGACGCCGTCCTCGACCGGATGAAGGACTTCGACGCGCGCGGGCGGACCTCATGA
- a CDS encoding SUKH-4 family immunity protein, whose translation MVTFAQAQERAEEWINGDLPAYQHREVRVREFELGFVVWAEDREGGPTSDGGRQRLVIARDSGEATLWPGLPVGEVIRRYEEEYGTSEEVPAQAAVPAARIDLNQTSFLLSPPEWLQEAADKIGLPRQPNASQESVGSSSSTDDASEPVAAAEVRPSVSVASSSSASEGAGVPVGAGAVAYEPTAMDGVPAETAGSGGAPASASTGSAGSAGGGVGGSGSASASAQAQASAPVPGSASVPGSVPGSASAPGAAPASASTSAPAPASAQAQASAPGGASASTPAPASTPASAPVVPPAPPGPAPVSTPAPASVPTPAPMPVPTPAPTPVPPPAPAPMPPAGATPAPAPSPWADANASSGGVDGAVPLPATVFAPALSGTDDEDTPPPQIGADAPTALMKGGSALPPTAVAPRLDPAAPPPAGVSAPAGAGAPLPPPPPAPSAPGSAGDIADAATSKAALPPKSGRGPATPPPPPGAPGVPGGAPGVGAGAGASGAGAYIPTQLVSQLGPDGPPPPAPPAQPGPPGPPPAPATPQQPVHHAATMLAHPNQGGPGAPPPPPPPPGMPGTPAGGIEHAATMLAHPGPAGPTAPRPPGPPGPPAPPPPVSGGHVPPPAPGPVPGPVGGPGPVPGAVPPAYGYPQPAGQPTVGPGYQAVLRYRAPDGSEAQIIRRSAPGTPHPEWQILHELRAMNVPPQQVLELHTELESCELPGGYCARMIRETWPQARITSIAPYGRDHAGRQQGMRQLLTHQGELHQVADGPARPAPVRAPLPQVQPAPPVPPEAIAQELAGAFGPGVLRFDQRAVSRQGVPELVARTLVWAGLPADFGPFFWAQPAMPVVPTLAELAAQRQVQAAPDASSYLVLGSDFGKALCVQYGTAHIVAVPVEAGPGGQSVPPQFVNTGLPEFTRAMALLGRMWRLRFGLNPEQAGRWTVDFQAQLAMLDPAALSSPENWWSVLLEQMWDGLL comes from the coding sequence GTGGTGACGTTCGCGCAGGCGCAGGAGCGCGCCGAGGAATGGATCAACGGCGACCTGCCGGCGTATCAGCACCGCGAGGTGCGGGTGCGGGAGTTCGAGCTGGGCTTCGTGGTGTGGGCTGAGGACCGCGAGGGCGGTCCGACGTCGGACGGCGGGCGTCAGCGGCTGGTGATCGCCCGGGACAGCGGCGAGGCGACGCTGTGGCCGGGGCTGCCGGTGGGTGAGGTGATCCGCCGGTACGAGGAGGAGTACGGGACGTCGGAGGAGGTTCCCGCGCAGGCGGCCGTTCCGGCGGCCCGGATCGATCTGAACCAGACGTCGTTCCTGCTGAGTCCGCCGGAGTGGCTGCAGGAGGCGGCGGACAAGATCGGTCTGCCGCGGCAGCCCAACGCCTCGCAGGAGAGCGTGGGTTCGTCGTCCTCGACGGACGACGCGTCGGAGCCGGTGGCGGCGGCGGAGGTACGGCCGTCGGTGTCGGTGGCCTCGTCGTCGTCGGCGTCGGAGGGCGCGGGGGTGCCGGTGGGCGCGGGCGCCGTGGCGTACGAGCCGACGGCGATGGACGGGGTTCCGGCGGAGACGGCGGGGAGCGGCGGGGCGCCGGCCTCGGCCTCGACGGGGTCTGCGGGTTCGGCGGGGGGTGGGGTCGGGGGTTCGGGTTCGGCTTCGGCTTCGGCTCAGGCTCAGGCCTCGGCTCCGGTCCCGGGTTCGGCTTCGGTCCCGGGTTCGGTCCCGGGTTCGGCTTCGGCTCCGGGTGCGGCCCCTGCCTCGGCTTCGACCTCGGCTCCGGCCCCGGCTTCGGCTCAGGCTCAGGCCTCGGCTCCGGGCGGGGCTTCGGCCTCGACCCCGGCCCCGGCCTCGACCCCGGCTTCGGCTCCGGTGGTTCCGCCGGCTCCGCCTGGGCCGGCGCCCGTGTCGACGCCGGCCCCCGCGTCCGTACCGACGCCGGCCCCGATGCCCGTACCGACGCCGGCCCCGACGCCCGTACCGCCACCGGCCCCGGCGCCCATGCCCCCGGCCGGGGCCACGCCCGCGCCGGCGCCCAGCCCCTGGGCCGACGCCAACGCGAGTTCCGGTGGTGTGGACGGGGCGGTGCCGCTGCCCGCGACCGTGTTCGCGCCGGCGCTGTCGGGGACGGACGACGAGGACACCCCGCCGCCGCAGATCGGTGCCGACGCGCCGACCGCCCTGATGAAGGGCGGCAGCGCGCTGCCGCCGACCGCCGTGGCGCCCCGGCTCGACCCCGCGGCGCCGCCGCCGGCGGGAGTGTCCGCTCCGGCCGGTGCCGGTGCGCCGCTGCCTCCGCCGCCGCCCGCGCCGTCGGCGCCGGGCAGTGCCGGGGACATCGCGGACGCCGCGACCAGCAAGGCCGCGCTGCCGCCGAAGAGCGGCCGCGGTCCGGCGACGCCTCCGCCGCCGCCGGGCGCTCCGGGTGTTCCGGGCGGTGCGCCGGGTGTCGGTGCGGGTGCCGGTGCTTCGGGTGCGGGGGCGTACATCCCCACGCAGCTGGTGTCGCAGCTGGGGCCCGACGGGCCCCCGCCGCCCGCGCCGCCCGCGCAGCCGGGTCCGCCCGGCCCGCCGCCCGCTCCGGCGACGCCGCAGCAGCCCGTGCACCACGCGGCGACGATGCTGGCGCACCCGAACCAGGGCGGTCCCGGCGCGCCTCCGCCGCCCCCGCCGCCGCCGGGCATGCCCGGTACGCCCGCGGGCGGGATCGAGCACGCCGCGACGATGCTGGCGCACCCCGGTCCGGCCGGTCCTACGGCGCCCAGGCCGCCGGGCCCGCCCGGCCCGCCGGCTCCGCCGCCGCCGGTGTCCGGGGGTCACGTGCCGCCGCCCGCGCCGGGTCCCGTACCCGGCCCGGTCGGGGGTCCCGGCCCGGTGCCCGGGGCCGTACCCCCCGCGTACGGGTATCCGCAGCCGGCGGGTCAGCCGACGGTCGGACCCGGCTACCAGGCGGTGCTGCGCTACCGCGCGCCCGACGGCTCCGAGGCGCAGATCATCCGGCGTTCGGCGCCGGGCACCCCGCACCCGGAGTGGCAGATCCTGCACGAGCTGCGGGCGATGAACGTGCCGCCGCAGCAGGTGCTCGAACTGCACACAGAGCTGGAGTCCTGTGAGCTGCCGGGTGGTTACTGCGCCCGGATGATCCGGGAGACCTGGCCGCAGGCGCGGATCACCAGCATCGCCCCGTACGGTCGTGATCACGCGGGCCGCCAGCAGGGCATGCGGCAACTCCTCACCCACCAGGGCGAGTTGCACCAGGTCGCCGACGGGCCGGCGCGGCCGGCCCCGGTGCGGGCGCCGCTGCCGCAGGTGCAGCCCGCGCCGCCGGTCCCGCCGGAGGCGATCGCGCAGGAGCTGGCCGGGGCCTTCGGTCCGGGCGTCCTCCGCTTCGACCAGCGCGCGGTGTCCCGTCAGGGCGTCCCGGAGCTGGTGGCGCGCACGCTGGTGTGGGCGGGCCTGCCGGCGGACTTCGGTCCGTTCTTCTGGGCGCAGCCGGCCATGCCGGTGGTGCCGACGCTGGCCGAACTCGCGGCGCAGCGGCAGGTCCAGGCGGCGCCGGACGCGAGTTCGTACCTGGTGCTCGGCTCGGACTTCGGCAAGGCGCTGTGCGTCCAGTACGGCACCGCGCACATCGTGGCGGTGCCGGTGGAGGCCGGTCCGGGCGGGCAGTCGGTGCCGCCGCAGTTCGTGAACACGGGGCTGCCGGAGTTCACGCGTGCGATGGCGCTGCTCGGCCGGATGTGGCGGCTGCGGTTCGGGCTCAACCCCGAGCAGGCGGGCCGCTGGACGGTCGACTTCCAGGCGCAGCTGGCGATGCTGGACCCGGCGGCGCTGTCGTCGCCGGAGAACTGGTGGTCGGTGCTCCTGGAGCAGATGTGGGACGGGCTCCTCTAG
- a CDS encoding VOC family protein — protein sequence MSDYYDAFEMSPVPSPGPDAVPPEPFRGIYGMPAFVTIPTSDLAASVDFWVRGLGFFELFGIPGTLVHLRRWAFQDVLLVHTENVPERAPAMSFSFAGVLSQVDPLVEACRALRPDAVDGPRDTPWNTRDVTVITPENARVVFTAAKPFDPAGPEARNLAAIGITPPGAGRGDNEAHV from the coding sequence ATGAGCGACTACTACGACGCGTTCGAGATGAGCCCCGTCCCCTCACCCGGCCCGGACGCCGTACCGCCGGAGCCGTTCCGCGGCATCTACGGCATGCCCGCGTTCGTCACGATCCCCACGAGCGACCTGGCCGCTTCGGTGGACTTCTGGGTACGGGGACTGGGGTTCTTCGAGCTGTTCGGCATTCCCGGCACGCTGGTGCATCTGCGCCGGTGGGCGTTTCAGGACGTACTCCTCGTCCACACGGAGAACGTTCCGGAGCGGGCGCCGGCCATGAGCTTCAGTTTCGCGGGCGTGCTCAGCCAGGTCGATCCCCTCGTCGAGGCCTGTCGTGCGCTGCGCCCGGACGCGGTCGACGGCCCCCGGGACACGCCCTGGAACACCCGCGACGTCACGGTGATCACCCCCGAGAACGCGCGGGTCGTCTTCACCGCGGCGAAGCCCTTCGACCCGGCAGGGCCGGAGGCGCGGAACCTCGCGGCCATCGGTATCACCCCGCCGGGTGCCGGTCGCGGAGACAATGAGGCGCATGTCTGA
- a CDS encoding FG-GAP-like repeat-containing protein: MRISLFRRLASTAVALGLGSLGLLGAGAAPAQAAVSDCPQGYFCAWGDTGSTGPMFKTQSSRATLGTWDNKFRLIINRTPGFACTFDAPNYVDGAGRYANEGFPTSIASRSVSSVKIVRTLRECDQEAYPYWLSETSPKAAGFGDMNGDRRADVLVRDLVGRLWFLPGDGGGKLVGSGGWNVFDAMVRHGDFSRDAREDVIVREKATGRLWLYPGTGTGGLGARKLLGNGGWNAMSRIAAFGDLTGDARSDLLAVERSTGKLWLYPGTSTGTLGARKLLGNGGWNGMNALVGVGDMNGDGRADLYAREASTGKLWLYPGKAGALGARVLVGTGGWNGMTMLIGNGDWSGDGRLDLIATQVESRMLYRYPGTGTGRLGAGDWLGGGDWWDLNGAF; encoded by the coding sequence ATGCGCATATCTCTGTTCCGCCGACTGGCCTCCACGGCCGTCGCGTTGGGACTCGGTTCGCTCGGTCTGCTCGGCGCGGGCGCCGCGCCCGCCCAGGCCGCGGTGAGCGACTGCCCCCAGGGCTACTTCTGCGCCTGGGGGGACACGGGCTCCACGGGCCCGATGTTCAAGACGCAGTCGAGCAGGGCGACCCTGGGCACGTGGGACAACAAGTTCCGCTTGATCATCAACCGCACGCCGGGGTTCGCCTGCACCTTCGACGCGCCGAACTACGTGGACGGCGCCGGGCGGTACGCCAACGAGGGCTTCCCCACCAGCATCGCCAGCCGTTCCGTCAGCTCGGTGAAGATCGTCCGCACGCTCCGGGAGTGCGACCAGGAGGCGTACCCCTACTGGCTCTCGGAGACCTCGCCCAAGGCCGCCGGGTTCGGGGACATGAACGGCGACCGGCGGGCCGACGTCCTCGTCCGCGACCTGGTCGGACGGCTGTGGTTCCTGCCGGGTGACGGCGGCGGCAAGCTCGTCGGCTCCGGCGGCTGGAACGTCTTCGACGCCATGGTCCGGCACGGCGACTTCAGCCGTGACGCCCGCGAGGACGTGATCGTCCGCGAGAAGGCCACCGGCAGGCTGTGGCTCTACCCCGGCACCGGGACCGGCGGCCTCGGCGCGCGCAAGCTGCTCGGCAACGGCGGCTGGAACGCCATGAGCAGGATCGCCGCCTTCGGCGACCTGACCGGCGACGCCAGGTCCGACCTGCTGGCGGTGGAGCGGTCCACCGGCAAGCTGTGGCTGTACCCGGGCACCTCCACCGGCACCCTGGGCGCGCGCAAGCTGCTCGGCAACGGCGGCTGGAACGGGATGAACGCCCTGGTGGGCGTCGGTGACATGAACGGCGACGGCCGGGCCGACCTCTACGCCCGCGAGGCGTCGACGGGCAAGCTCTGGCTGTACCCGGGGAAGGCCGGCGCGCTCGGTGCGCGCGTCCTCGTCGGCACCGGCGGCTGGAACGGCATGACGATGCTCATCGGCAACGGCGACTGGTCGGGCGACGGCCGTCTCGACCTCATCGCGACGCAGGTCGAGTCCCGCATGCTCTACCGGTACCCGGGCACGGGCACGGGCCGCCTCGGAGCGGGCGACTGGCTGGGCGGCGGCGACTGGTGGGACCTGAACGGCGCCTTCTGA
- a CDS encoding FG-GAP-like repeat-containing protein — protein MHVTRTRGRRLSAAAVTLALAATGGTLTALPATAAVAAPGATQEAGQTTVPFPRDADVVGAGPSGFLTKTRGASPEFRWTWYADGSSIVLPGASAVGGGSDLVVTGDREQLGTSVNLQVHDLSTPATAATPTAAFNVRELGPYRFAGLAGATLLLERQEDGVWKQYAATIENGAPKLRWLIGSAQFTCFSGEEAWTSTDAALYDCWVGERGEMPAKVVVDLAGGSQPMYLQEPFEFAGQGAISATHVAWRESRMSGKGIIAHQRGANVERWFPADDLDDPLYLVGGWLAYGQKAHIDAAGGASASPTVRPFTLQSIKDGEKSVALTAFSSAVAGPGGSLLVRGGTPEQGEGLYRISPRADGGRPDVELVASTGQTTVVRLTGSDTPKTLSAEQLAGGADFGWDLSRGDAAVRVTLKHLRSGKTLTREWPADTADGAPRRVTWHWDGKDVERPDGLLSPARAGEYEWEISARPEEGIGPDLVTTGRFTVNRPQAPHDVDGDGTADLFARDSGGALWSLRTQPAALGGSVTSTGRTRVGGGWQTYDRIESAGNIAGSPAPDVLARDTTGVLWLYQGTGDRAVPLSGRTRIGGGWQTFDRIAAGSDVTGDGRPDLLATDKAGVLWLYPGTGNATNPFSARKAMGGGWGTYNELTALGDFAGGPAGDLLARDKAGVLWQYLGKGDGTFAARTRIGGGWGGFASLVGVGDANGDGHADLMATSGTGTTFYAGTGDWKAPLKPGAKTDVTNGLRSEVTF, from the coding sequence ATGCACGTCACACGCACGCGCGGCCGCCGGCTCTCGGCCGCCGCCGTCACCCTCGCACTCGCCGCCACGGGCGGCACCCTCACCGCGCTTCCGGCCACGGCGGCGGTCGCCGCGCCGGGCGCCACGCAGGAGGCCGGCCAGACCACCGTGCCGTTCCCGCGTGACGCGGACGTCGTCGGCGCGGGCCCCAGCGGCTTCCTGACGAAGACCCGGGGGGCAAGCCCCGAGTTCCGCTGGACCTGGTACGCGGACGGCTCGTCCATCGTCCTGCCCGGGGCCTCCGCCGTCGGCGGAGGCAGCGACCTCGTCGTCACCGGCGACCGGGAGCAGCTGGGCACCAGCGTGAACCTTCAGGTCCACGACCTGTCGACGCCCGCCACCGCCGCCACGCCGACGGCGGCGTTCAACGTCCGCGAGCTCGGCCCCTACCGGTTCGCGGGCCTCGCGGGCGCCACCCTGCTGCTCGAACGGCAGGAGGACGGCGTCTGGAAGCAGTACGCCGCGACCATCGAGAACGGCGCGCCGAAGCTCCGCTGGCTGATCGGCAGCGCCCAGTTCACCTGCTTCTCGGGCGAGGAGGCCTGGACCTCCACCGACGCCGCGCTCTACGACTGCTGGGTCGGCGAGCGCGGGGAGATGCCCGCCAAGGTCGTCGTCGACCTGGCGGGCGGATCGCAGCCCATGTACCTGCAGGAGCCGTTCGAGTTCGCCGGGCAGGGCGCGATCTCCGCCACGCACGTGGCCTGGCGCGAGTCCCGGATGTCGGGCAAGGGGATCATCGCCCACCAGCGCGGCGCGAACGTCGAGCGCTGGTTCCCGGCGGACGACCTGGACGACCCGCTGTACCTGGTCGGCGGCTGGCTGGCGTACGGCCAGAAGGCCCACATCGACGCGGCCGGCGGCGCCTCGGCGAGCCCGACCGTGCGGCCGTTCACCCTCCAGTCGATCAAGGACGGCGAGAAGTCCGTCGCCCTCACCGCGTTCTCCTCCGCCGTCGCCGGTCCCGGCGGCAGCCTCCTGGTGCGCGGTGGCACCCCCGAGCAGGGCGAGGGCCTGTACCGGATCTCGCCGCGCGCCGACGGCGGCCGCCCGGACGTCGAACTGGTCGCCTCCACGGGACAGACGACCGTCGTCCGCCTCACCGGCTCCGACACCCCGAAGACGCTCTCCGCCGAACAGCTCGCGGGCGGCGCCGACTTCGGCTGGGACCTGTCCCGGGGCGACGCGGCCGTACGGGTCACCCTGAAACACCTCCGCAGCGGGAAGACCCTCACCCGCGAATGGCCCGCCGACACCGCCGACGGTGCGCCGCGCCGCGTCACCTGGCACTGGGACGGCAAGGACGTGGAGCGGCCGGACGGGCTGCTGAGCCCGGCCCGTGCGGGCGAGTACGAGTGGGAGATCAGCGCCCGGCCGGAGGAGGGCATCGGCCCGGACCTGGTCACCACCGGCCGGTTCACCGTGAACCGGCCCCAGGCGCCCCACGACGTCGACGGCGACGGCACGGCCGACCTGTTCGCCCGGGACTCCGGCGGAGCCCTGTGGTCCCTCCGTACCCAGCCCGCCGCGCTGGGCGGTTCGGTCACGTCCACGGGACGGACGCGGGTCGGCGGCGGCTGGCAGACGTACGACCGGATCGAGTCCGCCGGGAACATCGCGGGCAGCCCCGCCCCCGACGTCCTCGCCCGGGACACCACCGGCGTCCTCTGGCTGTACCAGGGCACCGGCGACCGGGCCGTGCCCCTCTCCGGCCGCACCCGGATCGGCGGCGGCTGGCAGACGTTCGACCGGATCGCGGCCGGCAGCGACGTCACCGGCGACGGCCGCCCGGACCTCCTGGCCACGGACAAGGCAGGCGTCTTGTGGCTCTACCCGGGCACCGGGAACGCCACCAACCCCTTCTCCGCCCGCAAGGCGATGGGCGGCGGCTGGGGGACCTACAACGAGCTGACCGCCCTGGGCGACTTCGCCGGCGGCCCGGCCGGCGACCTCCTGGCCCGCGACAAGGCCGGGGTCCTCTGGCAGTACCTCGGCAAGGGCGACGGCACCTTCGCCGCCCGCACCCGGATCGGCGGCGGCTGGGGCGGTTTCGCCAGCCTCGTCGGCGTCGGCGACGCCAACGGCGACGGCCACGCGGACCTGATGGCCACGTCGGGCACCGGCACCACCTTCTACGCCGGCACGGGCGACTGGAAGGCCCCGCTCAAGCCGGGCGCGAAGACGGACGTGACGAACGGGCTGCGGTCCGAGGTCACCTTCTAG